The Microcebus murinus isolate Inina chromosome 4, M.murinus_Inina_mat1.0, whole genome shotgun sequence genome has a segment encoding these proteins:
- the RASSF7 gene encoding ras association domain-containing protein 7 isoform X1, translated as MPLGLTAMELKVWVDGIQRVVCGVSEQTTCQEVVIALAQAIGQTGRFVLVQRLREKERQLLPQECPVGAQATCGQFANDVQFVLRRTGPSLAGRPSSDSCPPPERCPVRASLPSKPWAAPGREPRRALTCSPRCPRLAPSPSPPEPVAPTAPTPGCWADLQGLELRVQRNAEELGHEAFWEQELRREQAREREGQARLQALSEATAEHAARLQALDAQARTLEAELQLAAEAPGPPSPTASATERLRQDLAIQERHSAELQGSLVLVSRALEAAERALQAQAQELEELNRELRQCNLQQFIQQTGAALPPPPRPDGSPPQDLLAPGREESLPGPPLSPVFKPSLSPEVAPMRQNSWR; from the exons ATGCCCTTGGGGCTGACGGCCATGGAGCTGAAGGTGTGGGTGGACGGCATCCAGCGTGTGGTCTGTGGCGTCTCCGAGCAGACCACCTGCCAGGAAGTGGTCATTGCACTAGCTCAAGCAATAG gCCAGACGGGCCGCTTTGTGCTTGTGCAGCGTCTTAGGGAGAAAGAGCGGCAGCTGCTGCCACAGGAGTGTCCAGTGGGCGCCCAGGCTACCTGCGGACAGTTTGCCAATGATGTGCAGTTTGTCTTGCGGCGCACAGGGCCTAGCCTGGCTGGAAGACCCTCCTCGGACAGCTGTCCACCCCCTGAGCGCTGTCCAGTTCGTGCCAGCCTCCCCTCAAAGCCATGGGCAGCGCCAGGCCGTGAGCCACGCAGAGCACTGACCTGCAGCCCAAGGTGCCCCAGGCTGGCACCCAGCCCCTCGCCCCCCGAGCCTGTGGCCCCCACCGCACCCACGCCAGGCTGCTGGGCAGACCTGCAGGGCCTGGAGCTCAGGGTGCAGAGGAACGCAGAGGAGCTGGGCCACGAGGCCTTCTGGGAACAGGAGCTGCGCCGGGAGCAGGCTCGAGAGCGAGAAGGGCAGGCTCGTCTACAGGCGCTGAGCGAGGCCACTGCAGAGCATGCTGCCCGGCTGCAGGCCCTGGACGCCCAGGCCCGCACCCTGGAGGCCGAGCTGCAGCTGGCTGCAGAGGCCCCTGGACCCCCCTCGCCCACAGCGTCTGCCACCGAGCGCCTGCGCCAGGACCTGGCTATCCAGGAGCGGCACAGCGCGGAGTTGCAAGGCAGTCTGGTCCTGGTGAGCCGGGCTCTGGAGGCTGCAGAGCGTGCCCTGCAG gcccaggcccaggagctCGAGGAGCTGAACCGCGAGCTCCGGCAGTGCAACCTGCAGCAGTTCATACAGCAGACGGGCGCTGCACTGCCACCACCCCCACGGCCCGACGGGTCCCCGCCACAG GACCTTCTGGCTCCAGGAAGAGAGGAGTCCCTCCCAGGACCCCCCCTGAGTCCTGTCTTCAAGCCTAGCCTGAGCCCTGAGG TTGCCCCCATGAGGCAGAATTCCTGGAGGTAG
- the RASSF7 gene encoding ras association domain-containing protein 7 isoform X2 has protein sequence MPLGLTAMELKVWVDGIQRVVCGVSEQTTCQEVVIALAQAIGQTGRFVLVQRLREKERQLLPQECPVGAQATCGQFANDVQFVLRRTGPSLAGRPSSDSCPPPERCPVRASLPSKPWAAPGREPRRALTCSPRCPRLAPSPSPPEPVAPTAPTPGCWADLQGLELRVQRNAEELGHEAFWEQELRREQAREREGQARLQALSEATAEHAARLQALDAQARTLEAELQLAAEAPGPPSPTASATERLRQDLAIQERHSAELQGSLVLVSRALEAAERALQDLLAPGREESLPGPPLSPVFKPSLSPEVAPMRQNSWR, from the exons ATGCCCTTGGGGCTGACGGCCATGGAGCTGAAGGTGTGGGTGGACGGCATCCAGCGTGTGGTCTGTGGCGTCTCCGAGCAGACCACCTGCCAGGAAGTGGTCATTGCACTAGCTCAAGCAATAG gCCAGACGGGCCGCTTTGTGCTTGTGCAGCGTCTTAGGGAGAAAGAGCGGCAGCTGCTGCCACAGGAGTGTCCAGTGGGCGCCCAGGCTACCTGCGGACAGTTTGCCAATGATGTGCAGTTTGTCTTGCGGCGCACAGGGCCTAGCCTGGCTGGAAGACCCTCCTCGGACAGCTGTCCACCCCCTGAGCGCTGTCCAGTTCGTGCCAGCCTCCCCTCAAAGCCATGGGCAGCGCCAGGCCGTGAGCCACGCAGAGCACTGACCTGCAGCCCAAGGTGCCCCAGGCTGGCACCCAGCCCCTCGCCCCCCGAGCCTGTGGCCCCCACCGCACCCACGCCAGGCTGCTGGGCAGACCTGCAGGGCCTGGAGCTCAGGGTGCAGAGGAACGCAGAGGAGCTGGGCCACGAGGCCTTCTGGGAACAGGAGCTGCGCCGGGAGCAGGCTCGAGAGCGAGAAGGGCAGGCTCGTCTACAGGCGCTGAGCGAGGCCACTGCAGAGCATGCTGCCCGGCTGCAGGCCCTGGACGCCCAGGCCCGCACCCTGGAGGCCGAGCTGCAGCTGGCTGCAGAGGCCCCTGGACCCCCCTCGCCCACAGCGTCTGCCACCGAGCGCCTGCGCCAGGACCTGGCTATCCAGGAGCGGCACAGCGCGGAGTTGCAAGGCAGTCTGGTCCTGGTGAGCCGGGCTCTGGAGGCTGCAGAGCGTGCCCTGCAG GACCTTCTGGCTCCAGGAAGAGAGGAGTCCCTCCCAGGACCCCCCCTGAGTCCTGTCTTCAAGCCTAGCCTGAGCCCTGAGG TTGCCCCCATGAGGCAGAATTCCTGGAGGTAG